A window from Rhea pennata isolate bPtePen1 chromosome 1, bPtePen1.pri, whole genome shotgun sequence encodes these proteins:
- the ATP5PO gene encoding ATP synthase subunit O, mitochondrial — MAAAAAGLRVKVRHLSTSAARPVSKLVKPPIQVYGLEGRYATALYSAASKQKKLDQVERELSRVWTLMKDPKLSSVVMNPHTKSTVKQKAVSDALAKEKMSPITVNLMNLLAENGRLRYTPDIVSAFGKIMSAYRGEVLCTVTTAQPLDDASLTELRSALNGFLAKGEVLKLETKTDPSILGGMIVNIGEKYVDMSTKSKIQKLTKIMRETV; from the exons atggcggcggcggcggcggggctgcgcgtGAAG GTGCGGCACCTGAGTACGTCCGCGGCGAGGCCCGTCTCCAAGCTGGTCAAG CCCCCCATCCAGGTGTACGGGCTGGAGGGCCGCTATGCCACCGCGCTGTACTCTGCCGCCTCCAAGCAGAAGAAGCTGGACCAGGTAGAGAGGGAGCTGAGCCGAGTCTGG ACTCTTATGAAGGATCCCAAACTATCCAGTGTTGTTATGAACCCTCATACCAAGAGCACAGTTAAACAAAAAGCTGTAAGTGATGCTTTAGCAAAAGAGAAGATGTCCCCTATTACTGTCAACCTGATGA ACTTGCTTGCTGAAAACGGTCGCTTGCGTTACACTCCAGATATTGTTTCTGCATTTGGGAAGATCATGAGCGCATACCGAGGAGAAGTGCTGTGCACAGTTACCACTGCCCAG cctttggATGATGCTAGCCTTACTGAGCTAAGAAGTGCTTTGAATGGATTCTTGGCTAAAGGAGAGGTCTTAAAGCTGGAGACCAAG acTGATCCATCAATCCTTGGTGGAATGATTGTCAATATTGGGGAGAAGTATGTGGATATGTCAACAAAGTCAAAGATCCAGAAACTCACCAAAATCATGAGAGAGACTGTCTAG